The following proteins are co-located in the Brevibacillus laterosporus DSM 25 genome:
- a CDS encoding non-ribosomal peptide synthetase, with product MKALFEKEKAFWSSKFDTDDHIVILPYNRTSTTSRNTDSYHSIYSTLPPQIFQRISSIAGGSQLAIFMVLLAGIETLLSKYTSQETIIVGVPGIRTSNDAQPLSNQLLFLKNEVHSKNTFKSLLNQMKSSISEAMKHQSLPFWNFIDNLNVHYDSNRVPIINTIVSLKEIHPLDFEEHAAFDIHFQFDLENGSLQLNTIYNVNRYDHELITQVGRHLSHILSIVLFDLDLSLELVDLLSEDEQEQLLLTFNNTTTTYPREKTIQQLFEEQVERTPDQVAIVLDDKQLTYKELNERANQLARTLRNKGVTTGQLVGLMVERSLEMIIGIFGILKAGGAYVPIDPEYPNDRIRYMLKDSGAKVFVLQSHLQQRADFEGTCILLDDSEAYSEDSSNLEPVAEATDVAYVIYTSGSTGTPKGTQIRHLSATRVVMKTNYIEISEEDTLLQLSNYVFDGSVFDIYGALLHGAKLILIKKTDMLDLHKLSSVIEQQNVTVFYIPTAFFNTLIDNQLTCFQNIRKVLFGGERASVSHIRKAFHYLGPERLIHVYGPTEGTVFTTFYPINSSIEEDVATVPIGKPLANTLVYIVDQFNNLKPIGVPGELCIAGEGLSKGYLNREELTGEKFVDNPFVPGTQMYRTGDLVKMLPDANIDFLDRIDKQVKIRGFRIELGEIENALLTFPEINEAIVVDGIKDGNKYLAAYYVAKEPIEAKELLKNLSAKLPEYMVPDYCISLDQMPLTPNGKIDRKMLPAVEESLPIEEYVAPRTLLEEKLEDIWKGILGLTQVGIKDNFFERGGHSLRATALVSTIQKELQKNIQLRDVFQHPTIEQMAQIIENMEQTAYSIIPIMEEKPYYPVSSAQKRLYILGQLAGGEISYNMPSALILDGVIDRERIEKAFQQLIARHEILRTSFELVNGEPIQRVHKEVPFTMEYVQVANEEAAEGIIRDFTRMFDLQSAPLLRVGLVELAQERHILLFDMHHIISDGTSMSVLIQEFARLYEGEVLPKQRIQYKDYASWQQQQIKSEWYQQQENYWLQAFSGELPVIQLPTDYTRPAVRSFEGNLLEFRIDKQTSEELKQLASQTGSTLYMVLLTIYTTLLGKYSGQEDIIVGTPIAGRPHADLESMIGMFVNTLAIRNYPRGEKTFYEYLQEVKETSLKAYENQDYLFEELVDKLDVNRDMSRNPLFDTMFVLQNLESKEQELEGLRITPYASEHTISKFDLTLHAMEDADTILCSFEYATTLYKKETIERMAKHFLQLIDGLLSNPHAKLSTIEMMTMQEKTLILETFNNTIVEDVEEQTIHQLFETQVQRTPDQVAVVYDGEQLTYREVNERANQLARTLRAEGIRSDQLVGILVERSLDMIIGLLGILKAGGAYVPIDPSYPEDRIRYMLEDAGATFVVVHSHLQDQIIFDGFNGKCIVMEEKASYHKDTSNLEPCNSPSDLAYVIYTSGSTGKPKGVMITHQAVVNLIHGITKRIDFAEGKSLLCVTTISFDIFVLETLLSLSKGVRVVLASENQQTDSQALRNVISEQQIDMIQMTPSRMQMLLSSVDGTDQVKCLQDVREIMLGGEALPISLVNALHEHTSACLYNMYGPTETTVWSSIGEVAVGQPVTIGKPLMNTQFYILSTDGHPQPIGVAGELCIAGKGLARGYWNRPELTTDKFVENPFIPGSKMYKTGDLAKWLPDGTIEYLGRIDHQVKVRGYRIELGEIEEQLRNMEEIQEAVVIAREDHAGVQHLCAYIVVEKQLTISELKIKLAYQLPNYMVPSYFIQLDKMPHTPNGKLNRKALPAPEDSSIHSGAEYVPARTWMESKLVQIWQEVLGLPKIGVKENFFDIGGHSLRATHLVAKIYKELNQNFPLRDVFQNPTIEQMAEILKGREKIAFTSIPIIDEREYYPVSSAQKRLYILSQLTGGEISYNMPDVIQIEGELDKERLEMVFRKLISRHETLRTNFELVNGEPMQRIHQNVEFSIEYTKANVAEVKGHIQNFVRTFDLEQAPLLRVGLIEITKDRHIMMFDMHHIISDGVSLGILIQEFISLYKGEELSPLRIQYKDYAVWQREGVLSEEMKRQEAYWLEVFKGEIPVLDLPTDYIRPAMQSFEGDTIEFIIDHKSRNGLRQIAAQTGSTLYMVLLAAYSTLLHKYTSQEDVIVGTPIAGRSHPDLEPIIGMFVNTLSIRTYPVGEKSFYEFVQEVKDTALGAYENQNYPFEELVDKLDVNRDLSRNPLFDTMFELKNVEQEELSIEGLQLSPYENNHAVSKFDLSWNAVEESERIVCLIEYATSLYKKETVERMGLHFVQLIEAIVNDPHAPLSSLQIITNQEKEQILGLFNDTTTDYAEEGTIHQMFENQVERTPDQVAVIYENSQLTYRELNERSNQLARTLRNEGVQAGHLVGIMAERSLEMLIGIFAILKAGGAYVPIDPGFPEERISYMLKDANMKLLVLQNHLRDRIPFDGKRINLQDEQMYSEDKTNLLPVNSSRDVAYVIYTSGSTGKPKGVMVEHHSVINRLMWMQNQYPIDETDIILQKTSITFDVSVWELFWWSMVGSKVCLLAVGGEKNPEQIVETIAKQGITTMHFVPAMLHAFLEYIEQCPRKDVRNKLHCLRQVFASGEALTPSQVTKFNQIVATVNQAKLTNLYGPTEATVDVSYFDCHADQEHAIVPIGKPIFNTQLYIVQNETNNLQPIGVAGELCIAGVGLARGYLNRPELTAEKFVMNPFTAGKTMYKTGDMARWLPDGTIEYLGRIDHQVKIRGYRIELGEIEALLLKIASVDEAVVTAREDHTGQKHLCAYFVAKQQLTVSELRSSLSQDLPTYMIPSYFIQLEQFPLTSNGKIDRKVLPSPEGKLHLGVEYEAPQTPMEVQLVEIWQEILGVSKIGRKDNFFELGGHSLTVLELVRKIYMNIRVEIPIRVVFEKPTIEGMAPEILRPIFEKNNRNPIMKLNEHGHVNVFCFPPAIGHGMAYIELAKLLENHCVTYGIDFIDEYTNDEDLMEQYVKIVTDVQDKQPYVFLGYSLGGNLAFEVAKAMELKGYMVSDIIMLDSIKRNGASEFSEDEAVKQVDALLEDMPEQYKHFVTPTFTHKIYSYAKYRDQLVNTGSVQANIHELIAKDSTKLNSEEGNCLSWRQATRSNYSEHQAKGIHEEMLDPEMIEENAKLVRHIVQKIIDETYAVSAHSTDRLR from the coding sequence TTGAAAGCTCTATTTGAAAAAGAAAAGGCTTTTTGGAGTAGCAAGTTCGATACCGATGATCATATCGTAATTCTCCCGTATAACAGAACGTCCACTACTAGTAGAAATACTGACAGCTACCATAGCATTTACAGTACATTACCACCTCAGATTTTCCAAAGAATTAGTTCCATAGCAGGCGGATCGCAGTTAGCCATCTTCATGGTCTTGTTAGCTGGTATAGAAACCTTGTTGTCCAAATATACTAGCCAAGAAACGATCATTGTGGGCGTACCAGGAATTCGAACTTCAAATGATGCCCAACCGCTTTCGAATCAGCTATTATTTTTGAAAAATGAAGTACATAGCAAGAATACTTTCAAATCTTTATTAAACCAAATGAAATCATCCATCAGTGAAGCGATGAAACATCAGAGTCTCCCCTTTTGGAATTTTATAGATAACCTGAATGTACATTACGATTCAAATCGTGTCCCTATTATTAATACCATCGTGTCATTAAAAGAGATTCATCCACTAGATTTCGAGGAGCACGCTGCTTTTGACATCCATTTTCAATTCGATTTGGAAAATGGCTCTCTTCAATTAAATACGATTTATAACGTAAATCGTTATGATCATGAACTGATTACCCAAGTTGGAAGGCACTTATCTCATATTTTATCCATTGTGTTATTTGATCTTGACCTTTCATTAGAACTAGTTGATCTCTTATCAGAAGATGAACAAGAACAGCTTCTACTTACGTTCAATAATACGACTACCACATATCCTAGAGAGAAAACGATTCAACAGTTGTTTGAGGAACAGGTAGAGCGTACACCAGATCAGGTGGCAATTGTCTTAGATGATAAGCAACTAACCTACAAAGAGCTAAATGAAAGGGCTAATCAATTAGCAAGAACCCTAAGAAACAAAGGGGTCACTACAGGACAATTAGTAGGGCTTATGGTTGAACGCTCTTTAGAAATGATCATCGGAATTTTCGGGATTTTAAAAGCAGGGGGAGCCTATGTACCGATTGATCCAGAATATCCGAATGATCGTATTCGCTACATGCTAAAAGATTCAGGAGCAAAGGTATTTGTATTGCAAAGTCATTTACAACAGCGAGCAGATTTCGAGGGAACGTGCATTTTACTAGATGATTCAGAGGCATACAGCGAAGATAGTTCCAACTTGGAGCCAGTAGCAGAAGCTACTGATGTAGCTTATGTAATTTATACCTCTGGATCTACTGGAACACCTAAAGGTACACAAATCAGACACCTCAGTGCTACAAGAGTGGTAATGAAGACAAATTACATCGAGATTAGCGAAGAAGATACACTACTACAGCTTTCTAATTATGTGTTTGATGGCTCTGTATTTGATATCTACGGAGCTTTGTTACATGGTGCAAAGCTCATCCTCATTAAAAAAACAGATATGCTTGACCTCCATAAACTTAGTAGTGTGATTGAGCAACAGAATGTAACGGTCTTCTATATACCTACCGCATTCTTTAATACGCTGATAGATAATCAGCTAACATGCTTTCAAAACATCCGCAAAGTTTTGTTTGGAGGAGAACGTGCATCTGTTAGTCATATAAGAAAGGCATTTCATTATTTGGGACCAGAAAGACTCATACATGTGTATGGTCCTACAGAGGGTACTGTCTTCACCACCTTCTATCCCATTAACTCTTCTATCGAGGAAGACGTTGCTACAGTACCGATTGGGAAACCCTTAGCCAATACATTGGTGTACATAGTGGATCAGTTCAACAACCTCAAGCCAATTGGAGTTCCAGGTGAATTGTGTATAGCAGGAGAGGGGTTGTCGAAGGGATATCTCAACAGAGAAGAATTGACTGGAGAAAAATTTGTAGATAATCCTTTTGTACCAGGTACTCAAATGTATCGCACGGGCGATTTAGTTAAGATGCTACCAGATGCAAATATTGATTTTTTAGACCGGATAGATAAACAGGTAAAAATCAGAGGATTCCGTATTGAGCTGGGAGAAATTGAAAATGCCCTGTTAACATTCCCAGAGATCAACGAAGCAATTGTTGTGGATGGAATAAAGGATGGAAATAAATATTTAGCAGCGTATTACGTAGCAAAAGAGCCAATTGAGGCAAAAGAGCTACTCAAAAATCTGTCGGCGAAATTACCCGAATATATGGTACCTGATTATTGTATATCACTTGACCAGATGCCTCTTACTCCGAACGGGAAAATTGATCGAAAAATGCTCCCTGCTGTTGAGGAGAGCTTACCAATAGAAGAGTATGTAGCACCCCGTACCTTGTTGGAAGAAAAATTAGAGGATATCTGGAAAGGGATTTTAGGGTTAACTCAGGTTGGAATAAAAGATAACTTTTTTGAAAGAGGCGGCCATTCCTTACGAGCAACAGCCTTGGTGTCTACGATTCAGAAAGAGCTACAAAAGAATATACAGCTAAGAGACGTGTTTCAACATCCAACGATCGAACAGATGGCTCAGATCATTGAGAATATGGAGCAAACGGCTTATTCAATCATACCGATTATGGAGGAAAAACCTTATTATCCTGTCTCATCCGCTCAAAAACGACTCTATATTCTGGGGCAGTTAGCAGGTGGGGAAATCAGCTATAATATGCCGAGTGCTTTGATTTTGGATGGGGTGATAGACAGAGAACGTATAGAGAAAGCTTTTCAGCAATTAATTGCTCGTCATGAAATATTGCGAACTAGCTTTGAGCTTGTAAACGGTGAACCAATTCAACGTGTACATAAGGAAGTTCCTTTCACCATGGAGTATGTACAGGTTGCCAATGAAGAAGCAGCGGAAGGAATTATTCGTGATTTTACAAGAATGTTTGATCTACAAAGTGCTCCGTTGTTACGGGTGGGACTTGTCGAACTTGCCCAAGAACGCCATATCTTATTGTTTGACATGCATCATATCATCTCTGATGGAACCTCCATGAGCGTTCTTATTCAGGAGTTTGCTAGATTGTACGAGGGAGAGGTATTGCCTAAGCAACGGATTCAGTACAAAGATTATGCTTCTTGGCAACAGCAACAGATAAAAAGTGAGTGGTACCAGCAACAAGAGAATTATTGGCTCCAAGCATTTTCCGGTGAACTGCCTGTCATTCAACTTCCTACAGATTATACCCGCCCAGCTGTGAGAAGCTTTGAAGGAAATCTTCTGGAGTTTAGAATCGACAAACAAACAAGTGAGGAATTAAAACAGCTGGCATCCCAAACAGGGTCGACCTTATATATGGTGTTACTAACTATCTACACGACGCTACTTGGCAAATATAGTGGACAAGAAGATATTATTGTTGGAACTCCGATAGCGGGAAGACCTCATGCAGATCTAGAAAGCATGATTGGTATGTTTGTAAACACACTGGCGATACGCAACTATCCAAGGGGCGAAAAAACATTTTACGAATATTTACAAGAAGTTAAAGAAACTTCTCTGAAGGCGTATGAGAATCAAGACTATTTATTCGAAGAACTGGTAGATAAGCTGGATGTAAACAGGGATATGAGTCGTAATCCACTATTTGATACGATGTTTGTACTGCAAAATTTAGAAAGTAAGGAGCAGGAACTAGAAGGCCTGCGTATCACACCATATGCAAGTGAACATACGATTTCCAAGTTTGATTTGACCTTACATGCAATGGAAGATGCAGATACAATCCTGTGTAGTTTCGAATATGCTACAACACTATACAAGAAAGAAACAATCGAGCGTATGGCGAAGCACTTTTTACAATTGATTGATGGGCTTTTGAGTAATCCGCATGCTAAGCTGTCCACCATTGAGATGATGACAATGCAAGAGAAGACGTTGATTCTCGAAACGTTTAACAATACGATAGTGGAAGATGTAGAGGAGCAAACCATTCACCAATTATTTGAGACTCAGGTCCAACGTACACCGGATCAAGTAGCTGTGGTTTATGATGGTGAACAGCTGACGTATCGTGAGGTAAACGAGCGAGCAAATCAACTGGCAAGAACCCTGCGAGCTGAAGGGATAAGGTCAGATCAACTAGTCGGTATTTTGGTGGAGCGTTCTCTTGATATGATAATTGGATTGTTAGGCATCTTAAAGGCTGGTGGGGCTTACGTACCGATTGATCCAAGTTATCCAGAAGATCGAATCCGCTACATGCTAGAGGATGCGGGAGCTACGTTCGTAGTTGTGCATAGTCATTTACAAGATCAAATCATTTTCGATGGATTTAATGGAAAATGCATCGTTATGGAGGAGAAGGCTTCCTATCATAAGGATACGTCCAATCTTGAACCCTGCAATAGCCCATCTGATTTAGCCTATGTCATTTACACATCAGGCTCGACTGGTAAACCTAAAGGGGTCATGATTACTCATCAGGCGGTTGTCAACCTGATACATGGCATCACGAAGCGGATTGACTTTGCTGAAGGGAAATCTCTTCTTTGTGTTACTACAATTTCGTTTGATATCTTTGTGTTAGAAACGCTCCTCTCGTTAAGTAAAGGGGTAAGAGTCGTACTTGCTAGCGAAAATCAACAGACGGATTCACAAGCTTTGAGAAATGTAATTTCTGAGCAACAAATCGATATGATTCAAATGACGCCTTCTCGTATGCAGATGCTTTTGTCATCTGTAGATGGTACGGATCAAGTCAAATGTTTACAGGATGTACGTGAAATTATGCTTGGCGGAGAAGCACTTCCCATCTCTTTAGTCAATGCTTTACATGAGCATACATCGGCGTGCCTATACAATATGTATGGTCCGACTGAAACAACCGTATGGTCATCGATTGGGGAGGTGGCAGTGGGACAGCCCGTTACAATCGGGAAGCCATTGATGAATACACAATTCTATATATTGAGTACTGATGGTCATCCTCAACCTATTGGGGTAGCTGGTGAGCTATGTATCGCTGGTAAGGGATTGGCAAGGGGCTACTGGAATCGTCCAGAATTAACGACCGACAAGTTTGTAGAAAACCCGTTTATACCAGGTAGTAAGATGTATAAAACAGGTGATTTGGCAAAATGGCTTCCTGATGGCACGATTGAGTATCTAGGTCGAATCGATCATCAGGTAAAGGTGAGGGGCTATCGTATTGAGCTTGGAGAAATAGAAGAACAGCTAAGGAATATGGAAGAGATCCAAGAAGCGGTGGTCATCGCACGGGAAGATCATGCTGGGGTGCAACACTTATGCGCCTATATTGTGGTAGAAAAGCAGTTGACCATAAGTGAGCTAAAAATTAAATTGGCTTACCAACTTCCAAACTACATGGTACCGTCTTACTTCATACAGCTGGATAAAATGCCGCATACACCAAATGGGAAGCTTAATCGTAAGGCTTTACCTGCTCCAGAGGATAGTAGTATCCATTCGGGAGCAGAATATGTTCCAGCCCGTACATGGATGGAATCGAAGCTTGTGCAAATTTGGCAAGAGGTTCTGGGTCTTCCCAAAATCGGAGTGAAGGAGAATTTCTTTGATATTGGTGGACATTCCCTGCGTGCTACCCATTTGGTCGCTAAAATTTATAAAGAGTTAAATCAAAACTTTCCGTTGCGAGATGTTTTTCAAAATCCCACTATTGAGCAAATGGCTGAGATATTAAAAGGAAGAGAAAAAATCGCTTTCACTTCTATTCCAATTATTGATGAGAGAGAATACTATCCAGTTTCCTCTGCACAGAAGCGGTTGTATATTTTGAGTCAACTCACTGGTGGAGAAATTAGTTATAATATGCCGGATGTGATTCAGATTGAAGGAGAACTGGATAAAGAGCGATTAGAGATGGTCTTCCGAAAGCTGATTTCGCGTCATGAAACATTGCGAACTAATTTTGAACTCGTCAACGGTGAACCGATGCAGCGAATACACCAGAATGTGGAGTTTTCCATAGAGTATACCAAAGCGAATGTGGCAGAGGTCAAGGGACATATTCAAAACTTTGTTCGCACGTTCGACCTTGAGCAGGCTCCATTACTCCGAGTTGGGTTAATTGAAATAACGAAGGACCGTCATATTATGATGTTTGACATGCATCATATTATTTCAGATGGTGTCTCCTTAGGGATTTTGATACAAGAATTTATTAGCTTGTATAAAGGAGAAGAGTTATCTCCACTTCGTATTCAATACAAAGATTATGCGGTATGGCAACGAGAAGGCGTTCTGAGTGAGGAAATGAAGCGACAAGAAGCATATTGGCTTGAGGTTTTCAAAGGGGAGATTCCTGTACTCGATTTGCCAACCGATTATATCCGTCCAGCCATGCAAAGCTTTGAGGGAGATACGATAGAATTTATTATTGATCATAAAAGCAGAAATGGATTAAGGCAGATCGCAGCACAAACCGGTTCCACCTTGTATATGGTGTTGCTAGCAGCTTATTCAACACTATTACATAAATATACAAGTCAAGAAGATGTGATTGTTGGAACGCCAATTGCTGGAAGATCTCATCCTGATTTAGAGCCAATTATCGGTATGTTTGTCAACACTTTATCTATTCGTACCTATCCAGTGGGTGAGAAATCCTTCTATGAATTTGTGCAAGAAGTGAAAGATACGGCATTAGGAGCGTATGAAAATCAGAATTATCCGTTTGAAGAACTAGTAGATAAGCTAGATGTCAATAGAGATTTGAGCCGGAATCCACTGTTTGATACAATGTTCGAGCTAAAGAACGTAGAGCAAGAAGAATTGAGTATCGAAGGATTGCAACTTTCCCCGTACGAAAATAACCATGCGGTATCTAAGTTTGATTTATCCTGGAACGCGGTGGAGGAATCCGAAAGAATCGTATGCTTGATTGAATATGCTACTTCCCTTTATAAGAAAGAAACAGTGGAGCGAATGGGACTGCATTTTGTCCAACTAATTGAGGCCATTGTGAATGATCCACATGCACCACTGTCATCTCTTCAAATCATAACGAATCAAGAGAAAGAGCAAATTCTCGGGTTATTTAATGATACGACAACGGATTATGCCGAAGAGGGAACAATCCATCAGATGTTTGAGAATCAGGTGGAACGTACGCCAGATCAAGTAGCTGTCATTTATGAAAATAGTCAACTGACATATCGAGAGCTCAATGAACGTTCTAATCAATTGGCGAGAACCTTGCGAAATGAGGGGGTACAAGCTGGCCATTTAGTTGGTATCATGGCTGAACGTTCCTTGGAGATGCTGATTGGAATCTTCGCAATTTTGAAAGCTGGCGGTGCTTATGTGCCGATCGACCCAGGGTTTCCTGAGGAACGTATCAGCTACATGCTAAAGGATGCCAATATGAAGTTATTAGTGCTACAAAATCATTTACGTGATCGGATACCTTTTGATGGGAAACGAATTAATTTACAAGATGAACAAATGTATAGCGAGGACAAAACTAATCTCTTACCTGTAAATAGTTCGAGGGATGTAGCCTATGTCATCTACACATCTGGTTCAACAGGCAAGCCGAAAGGGGTTATGGTCGAGCACCATTCTGTTATTAATCGACTCATGTGGATGCAAAATCAATACCCTATCGATGAAACAGATATTATTTTGCAAAAAACATCAATCACGTTTGATGTTTCGGTTTGGGAGCTGTTTTGGTGGTCCATGGTAGGTTCCAAAGTATGCCTATTAGCGGTCGGGGGGGAAAAGAACCCTGAGCAAATCGTTGAGACGATAGCTAAGCAAGGCATAACTACTATGCATTTTGTTCCAGCGATGTTGCATGCTTTTTTGGAGTACATCGAGCAATGTCCAAGAAAAGATGTAAGGAATAAGCTTCATTGCCTGCGACAGGTATTTGCAAGTGGAGAGGCCTTAACCCCTTCGCAAGTAACAAAGTTTAATCAAATTGTTGCAACGGTGAATCAAGCGAAACTAACTAATTTGTACGGCCCGACGGAGGCTACTGTTGATGTATCGTATTTTGATTGCCATGCAGATCAAGAGCACGCTATTGTTCCAATAGGAAAGCCTATTTTTAATACGCAGCTCTACATTGTCCAAAATGAAACCAATAATCTCCAACCGATTGGGGTAGCGGGAGAGCTGTGTATAGCGGGAGTGGGGTTGGCGAGAGGATATTTAAATCGTCCTGAGCTTACAGCAGAGAAGTTTGTGATGAACCCGTTTACGGCCGGAAAAACGATGTATAAAACAGGAGATATGGCTAGATGGTTACCAGACGGTACCATTGAATACTTGGGAAGAATTGATCATCAGGTAAAAATTCGAGGCTATCGTATCGAGCTCGGTGAAATCGAAGCGCTACTTCTAAAAATAGCTTCTGTTGATGAAGCTGTGGTGACTGCAAGAGAGGACCATACCGGTCAGAAGCATTTGTGCGCTTATTTTGTGGCAAAACAGCAACTTACAGTAAGCGAATTAAGAAGTTCGCTATCACAGGATTTACCTACTTACATGATACCATCCTACTTTATACAGCTTGAGCAATTCCCTTTGACTTCAAATGGGAAAATCGACCGTAAAGTACTACCTTCACCAGAGGGTAAGCTTCATCTAGGGGTAGAGTATGAAGCTCCGCAAACACCAATGGAAGTTCAATTGGTTGAGATATGGCAGGAAATACTCGGTGTATCCAAAATAGGTAGAAAAGATAACTTCTTTGAGCTAGGCGGGCATTCTTTAACCGTACTCGAATTAGTCAGGAAGATCTACATGAATATTCGAGTGGAGATTCCAATTCGGGTGGTGTTTGAAAAGCCTACGATTGAAGGAATGGCTCCAGAGATTTTAAGGCCCATATTCGAAAAAAATAACAGAAACCCAATCATGAAATTAAACGAGCATGGACACGTAAATGTGTTCTGCTTCCCTCCCGCAATCGGTCATGGCATGGCCTATATCGAGCTGGCGAAATTACTTGAGAATCATTGTGTAACATACGGTATTGACTTCATCGATGAATATACAAATGATGAGGATTTAATGGAACAATATGTAAAGATAGTAACTGACGTACAGGACAAACAACCATATGTGTTTCTAGGTTATTCGCTGGGAGGAAATCTGGCATTTGAAGTAGCAAAAGCAATGGAGTTAAAAGGCTATATGGTATCGGATATCATCATGCTTGACTCTATAAAAAGAAATGGGGCATCAGAATTCTCGGAGGATGAAGCAGTAAAACAAGTCGATGCTCTACTAGAAGACATGCCTGAACAGTATAAGCATTTTGTAACACCGACATTTACGCATAAAATTTACTCATACGCTAAGTATCGGGATCAGCTTGTAAATACAGGTTCAGTTCAAGCTAATATTCATGAATTAATTGCGAAAGACTCTACAAAGTTAAATTCTGAAGAAGGTAATTGCTTGTCATGGAGACAAGCTACACGTAGTAACTATTCTGAACATCAGGCAAAGGGAATTCATGAAGAGATGCTTGACCCTGAAATGATTGAGGAGAATGCCAAATTAGTACGCCATATTGTCCAGAAAATCATTGATGAAACGTATGCTGTTTCTGCTCATTCTACTGATCGTTTAAGATAG